Proteins from a genomic interval of Helicoverpa zea isolate HzStark_Cry1AcR chromosome 31, ilHelZeax1.1, whole genome shotgun sequence:
- the LOC124645058 gene encoding uncharacterized protein LOC124645058 → MAGVWLLFSVAAIFLKTTSAKLASLHPVLVARSSLDWMPSRVNSLYSDVGAWSGKFRPVMDEIESDEALRFYQFLNYLDGSSFGTGPIDEFVEAMHRLSNYMKQQNSRETQARGMRELEAINGEKGNSIKTVLEVSTLIMRKKRKFFCTGEVKEPIVNNKIICKDRILLPIAGTSCRDAIMYWHPDLTEEHYCVGALEAKSAVHIMDIEGEMFCKGDDYSKREYLLACDFYEDQESPVADLLQYYPDPDPEISPKLF, encoded by the exons ATGGCAGGCGTCTGGTTACTTTTTAGTGTCGcagcgatttttttaaaaaccaCTAGCGCAAAGTTGGCGTCTTTg CATCCCGTTCTGGTAGCCCGTTCATCGCTGGATTGGATGCCAAGTAGAGTAAACTCGCTTTACTCCGATGTGGGGGCATGGAGCGGAAAATTT AGGCCTGTTATGGACGAAATAGAATCCGACGAAGCGCTTAGATTCTATCAGTTTCTAAATTACTTGGATGGGTCGAGTTTCGGAACAG GACCTATTGATGAATTCGTCGAGGCGATGCATAGATTATCCAATTACATGAAACAACAGAATAGTAGAGAAACGCAAGCTCGAGGCATGCGAGAACTTGAAGCGATTAACGGGGAAAAAG GCAACAGTATTAAGACCGTTTTGGAGGTGAGTACATTAATAATGAGAAAGAAACGCAAGTTCTTCTGCACTGGAGAAGTAAAGGAACCGATTgtcaacaacaaaataatttgcaaG GACAGAATATTACTTCCTATCGCTGGTACATCCTGTAGAGATGCTATAATGTACTGGCATCCGGATTTAACTGAAGAACATTATTGCGTGGGAGCCCTCGAAGCCAAGAGTGCCGTTCATATTATGGACATTGAAG GTGAAATGTTCTGCAAAGGAGATGATTATTCAAAGCGTGAATATCTCCTAGCATGTGACTTTTACGAAGATCAAGAATCTCCTGTCGCTGACTTACTTCAGTACTATCCTGATCCCGATCCAGAGATTAGTCCGAAGTTGTTCTAA
- the LOC124644841 gene encoding ATPase family AAA domain-containing protein 3A homolog, with protein sequence MSWLFGYSSTPPPPPDVPPADPGGAAAPPVNLSKSEKKAMEAYRFDSSALERAAQAARELERSKHSKEALELSKLQESTKQSEQMAKIKEYEAAIEQSKVEQKRIDYEERRKTLQEETKQHQMRAQYQDQLAKKRYEEQLVQQQRSQEEILRKQEESVAKQEALRRATIEHEMELREKNKLKAIEAEARARAKADRENRDITLEQIRLKAAENRTTILESIKTAGSVVGTGLNALVTDWDKTLAAAGGLSLLALGVYSAKGATSVAARFIEARIGKPTLVNETSRFSILEAVKHPILTISKAIASFKKPTDALAGVVLAPTLERRLRDIAIATKNTRMNKGFYRNLLMYGPPGTGKTLFSKKLAKHSGMEYAILTGGDVAPMGKDAVAAIHKVFDWANTSNKGVLLFIDEADAFLRKRSSERISEDLRAALNAFLYRTSDQSNRIMLVLASNTPQQFDSAINDRLDKMIEFGLPGVEERERLIRLYFDTFVLKPASEGKRRLSVDQFDYSALCSTLAARTAGMSGRALSKLGVAWQAAAYASDDGRLTEQMCIDICDDAVRDHRQKMEWLSSEEKSRSMMPYLLDLPPLDTEAVPEIAANKDSEQIKSKNAQKIKELDSEK encoded by the exons ATGTCTTGGTTATTCGGATATAGTTCGACgcccccgccgccgcccgaTGTGCCGCCTGCAGATCCTGGGGGCGCAGCCGCACCCCCAGTTAACCTGAGCAAGTCTGAAAAGAAAGCCATGGAGGCTTATCGGTTTGATTCTAGTGCCCTGGAAAGGGCTGCTCAAGCAGCTAGGGAACTAGAAAGATCAA AACATTCAAAAGAAGCATTAGAACTCAGCAAGCTGCAAGAAAGTACCAAACAGTCAGAACAGATGGCAAAAATTAAAGAATACGAGGCTGCCATAGAACAATCGAAAGTAGAACAGAAGAGAATTGATTATGAAGAGCGCAGAAAAACATTACAG GAAGAAACAAAGCAACATCAAATGAGAGCACAGTATCAGGATCAGTTGGCTAAGAAGAGATATGAAGAACAATTGGTTCAACAGCAGCGCTCCCAAGAGGAGATCCTGAGAAA GCAAGAGGAGAGCGTGGCCAAACAGGAGGCTCTACGACGAGCTACCATAGAACATGAAATGGAATTGCGCGAGAAGAACAAGCTCAAAGCAATTGAGGCTGAAGCCAGGGCCAGGGCTAAGGCAGATCGTGAGAACCGTGACATTACACTGGAGCAGATTAGATTGAAGGCAGCTGAAAATAGAACTACTATCCTTGAGAGTATTAA GACTGCAGGCAGTGTAGTTGGTACTGGACTGAATGCTCTCGTCACTGATTGGGATAAAACATTAGCTGCAGCCGGTGGATTGTCATTGCTGGCTCTCGGAGTATACTCGGCTAAGGGCGCAACGTCTGTGGCTGCACGATTTATTGAAGCACGCATTG GCAAACCCACCCTTGTTAACGAAACATCTAGATTCTCCATATTAGAAGCAGTAAAGCATCCAATACTCACAATTTCAAAGGCAATAGCAAGTTTTAAAAAGCCAACAGATGCTTTAGCTGGCGTTGTACTTGCACCGACTCTTGAGCGACGGCTGCGTGATATTGCGATTGCTACTAAAAATACACGCATGAATAAAGGATTCTATAGAAACCTGCTTATGTATGGACCTCCTGGAACTGGTAAAACTTTATTCTCTAAG AAACTGGCAAAGCACTCTGGAATGGAATATGCTATCCTGACTGGTGGCGATGTCGCTCCAATGGGAAAAGACGCAGTTGCAGCAATTCATAAAGTATTTGATTGGGCAAATACCAGCAATAAGG GAGTACTTCTCTTCATTGATGAAGCTGATGCATTTTTGAGGAAGCGTTCGTCAGAAAGAATTAGCGAAGATTTACGTGCAGCGCTCAATGCATTCCTTTACCGGACATCTGACCAAAGCAACCGCATCATGTTGGTGCTCGCATCTAACACACCTCAGCAATTCGATTCTGCCATCAATGATCGTTTGGACAAGATGATCGAGTTTGGATTGCCGGGAGTCGAGGAGCGTGAAAGATTGATTCGTCTTTACTTCGACACCTTTGTTCTTAAACCAGCATCAGAAGGGAAGAG GCGGTTGAGTGTGGACCAGTTTGACTACAGCGCTTTGTGTTCGACGCTGGCTGCCCGGACAGCCGGCATGTCTGGCCGAGCGCTCTCCAAACTGGGCGTGGCGTGGCAGGCAGCGGCCTACGCCTCCGACGACGGACGCCTCACTGAACAGATGTGTATTGACATTTGTGATGATGCCGTCAGGGATCATCGCCAGAAG ATGGAGTGGCTATCGTCGGAAGAGAAATCTCGAAGCATGATGCCTTACCTTTTGGACTTGCCGCCTCTCGACACAGAGGCAGTACCTGAAATTGCTGCCAACAAGGATTCAGAACAGATAAAATCCAAAAATGCACAGAAAATTAAAGAGTTAGACTCGGAAAAGTGA
- the LOC124644842 gene encoding ras-related protein Rab-21, giving the protein MATAASGTHNFKVVLLGEGCVGKTSLLLRYIEDKFNDKHLTTLQATFLNKRLNINGKRVNLSIWDTAGQEKFHALGPIYYRNSNGAILVYDITDEDSFGKVKNWVKELKKMLGSDIVLTIAGNKIDLEHERTVPLEEAESYANMVGAQHFYTSAKLNQGVEELFFNLTRTMIERHEQNAQTDVNRTSQVLVVDDEAVPAQTSCCSGNRSQ; this is encoded by the exons ATGGCTACCGCGGCAAGCGGGACTCACAATTTCAAAGTAGTTTTACTAGGAGAGGGATGTGTTGGAAAGACTTCTCTGTTACTGCGATACATTGAAGACAAGTTCAACGACAAACATCTAACTACGCTGCAG GCCACCTTTTTAAACAAGAGACTAAATATTAATGGTAAGCGTGTTAATCTCTCCATTTGGGATACAGCCGGTCAAGAAAAATTCCATGCACTGGGTCCCATATACTACCGCAATTCTAATGGAGCTATCCTTGTGTATGACATTACTGACGAAGATTCCTTTGGAAAG gttaAAAACTGGGTGAAGGAATTGAAAAAGATGTTAGGCTCTGACATTGTCCTGACAATTGCTGGAAATAAAATAGACTTGGAACATGAAAGGACAGTTCCCCTCGAAGAAGCTGAGAG cTATGCCAACATGGTTGGTGCTCAACATTTCTACACATCAGCTAAACTGAACCAAGGAGTGGAGGAGCTCTTTTTCAATCTGACAAGAACTATGATTGAGAGGCACGAGCAGAACGCTCAAACAGACGTAAACAGAACATCTCAAGTGTTGGTGGTAGACGACGAAGCAGTTCCCGCCCAGACATCTTGCTGCTCAGGAAACAGAAGTCAATGA
- the LOC124645464 gene encoding uncharacterized protein LOC124645464: MKVTWVLLVVVGVVSADVGLGYHYNVPQTSYGVPSYQVGGNSGQYSSGQYNSGYSGSHSGHHGLSSGYQTGGVNAGSGSGYYQAGSNSGSQVVQQPYQTGYQTQYQSSSQYQSSAKKNYQQYYQVQQQPAQVFKHFYVHAAPEEPEVVKPRAPIVLPAPQKHYKIIFVKAPTESSAPNVIAPVQPQNEEKTIVYVLVKKPDEQPEVVLPKIEQKPPSKPEVYFIKYKNKEDSQAVINNIVKDYNQGQPLTLNSGSAESSYQSGLSGGVQYQAPIQHGSSSGYSSHGSDSQSFGVSSASANSGSSLSGSHITSSISSPVTVSSTASSIDYDGGVISTSQGVPHETYGVPKFRN, encoded by the coding sequence gtattatTGGTGGTGGTAGGAGTGGTTTCAGCCGATGTCGGACTCGGCTACCACTACAATGTGCCACAAACTTCGTACGGAGTTCCTTCATACCAAGTCGGAGGTAACTCTGGACAGTACAGCTCTGGACAGTACAACTCTGGCTACTCAGGAAGCCACAGTGGCCACCACGGTCTAAGCTCTGGTTACCAAACCGGAGGAGTCAATGCCGGCAGCGGCTCTGGCTACTACCAAGCTGGTTCAAACAGTGGATCCCAAGTAGTTCAGCAGCCTTACCAGACCGGATACCAAACTCAATACCAGTCCTCAAGCCAGTACCAATCCTCCGCAAAGAAAAATTACCAGCAGTACTACCAGGTGCAGCAACAGCCCGCCCAAGTGTTCAAACACTTCTACGTGCACGCCGCCCCCGAAGAACCCGAAGTGGTCAAGCCTCGCGCTCCCATCGTATTGCCTGCTCCCCAGAAGCATTACAAGATCATTTTCGTAAAGGCGCCCACCGAGTCTAGCGCTCCTAATGTTATTGCTCCCGTTCAACCACAAAACGAAGAGAAAACTATTGTCTACGTTCTTGTTAAGAAGCCCGATGAGCAACCCGAAGTCGTCCTTCCCAAGATCGAACAGAAGCCCCCATCCAAGCCTGAGGTATACTTCATCAAGTACAAGAACAAGGAAGACTCCCAGGCTGTCATCAACAACATCGTCAAGGACTACAACCAGGGTCAACCTCTGACGCTGAACTCTGGCTCGGCGGAGAGCTCTTACCAGTCCGGTCTCAGCGGTGGTGTCCAATACCAGGCGCCAATCCAGCACGGAAGCTCTTCCGGGTACAGCTCGCACGGCTCAGACTCCCAGTCCTTCGGCGTGAGCTCTGCGTCCGCTAACTCCGGCAGCAGCCTGAGCGGCTCCCACATCACCAGCAGCATCTCGTCTCCGGTCACCGTCAGCAGCACGGCTTCCAGCATCGATTATGACGGAGGCGTCATCTCTACTAGTCAGGGCGTCCCCCACGAAACCTACGGAGTCCCTAAATTCAggaactaa